The region GTCGGTTCGCGCTGCAGATTTCAAAGGATAATAAAACAATGTTTCCTGAACTTATACATTCTTCAGGTGATCTTATGATGGAGGAACGCGGAATTATAGATGACCTTATAAAAATTTTGTCCGCGCCGCTTGATGAGGTTGAAAGATGTGTTAAATACAGTTCCAATTTTGATTTATATAGAGCTTGTTACGAGTTTGTGCAAAATCCTAACAGAGAAGATTTAATTCAAGTTAAAGAAAGATCAAGCTATAAGCTTTATCATGGCATGGAGTTGTCTTCAGGCGAAGCTGCTTCTTTACATAAAGATGTTATTGCTGCGAATAAAGTGTTGAAAAATCAACGTTTATCAGAGAGCGATGTTGATGCTTTAATAAACAGTGGCGCGGCTTATCGCCGAGGAGGCAAGTTTAAAATCAACATGGAGAAAGTTTTAGGATTGCAATTTGACACTTACCAGTATGTGGTAATGGTTCAAAAATATGCCCATCATTATAAAGTTTTAAAAGATAATTGGGATGAGCTTTCAGAATTGCGAAAAGCCATGTTAAAAGATTTTAATAATTTTGTGATAAAAGACCCCCAGGTTTTTCATAATTTCATGAAAGAGCTTATGGTTCGACGCACCCAAATGAAGCGTCTCTCTCAAAAAGAGGCGATGGATATTTTAGTTGGGATGTTTTAACCCCGATTATCCTAATCGGGGTGAATAATCGGGGTTAATCCTGGCATTAAAGTCCTTATTTTTTTGAAATTAAGGTATTTTTTTTTCGATAATAAAAAATGAACATGCCAGTTGTAGGTAATAAGTTCAGTCGCTTTTCTTCCGTCTACAATGTCAGAAAGAGAGTTTGCGATAATCCTCTTGATAAACTTACCCCTTTGCATAGATATGTAATTTCGGAGATTCGAAGAAGCAGATTACACGCGATCACTTTTGAAAGATTTATGCAAATAAGTCTTTATCATCCAAAGCTTGGTTATTATTCGGGTGGTAATGTTAAAATATACGGAAATTCCGATGGTCATCAGAGTCATTTTACGACTCATCCTGAAACTTTTTATCCGTTTTATAGTTATGGCATAGCTGAGAAATTTGTTGAAATGTGGGATTGTATGGGAAATCCATCTGATCTTCCAGTTGTGGAAATGGGCGCCGGCAACGGAAGAATGGCCAAAGGCATTTTAGATTATCTTAAAAAATATTGTCCGGAACTTTATAAACAAGTTAGATATAACATAGTTGAACTAAGCCCAGTTTTACGTAATATACAAAAAATAAACTGCGCGGAGCACAACCTTTTTCATATTAATCAATCGGCTATTAATTTCCCTTTCAGTAATTTAAATGGCATTATCATTTCAAATGAATTGCCCGATGTTTTTCCTGTACATCTGGTGTTGTGCCATTCGAGTCCTCGCGAATTATATTTAACGGAAAACGACGGAGTCTTAGAAGAGATTCTAGGGCCTATATCTGATTCTGATATTTATGAATATATGAAAAGGGCCGATTCTGTGTCACACAATAGAATAGAAGTTGTTAATACAAATATGATGAGATGGGCTCAAAATCTGGCAAAGGGTTTGGATAGAGGGTATATCATAACTATAGATTATTCCAGAAAATTTGGCCAAATAGCACATCATGAACGGCCTGATATAATTCGTTGTTTTGGTGAGGCGGGAGGGCGCGAGTCAAGGAAGGATGCCTATTCAAAAGTTGGGGAACTGGATATGACGAGTGATTTGCATAGTGATGTTTATATGAAAATATTAGAAGCTGCTGGGTTAGTAACCGAATTTATCGGAAATGAAACAGAGTTCATTGGTTCAACAGGGAGAATTACTGGTTTTCTTGGTGGGTTTTCAGCAATTGTTTCATCAAGAAATGTAGAAAATCGGCGAAGTGGAAACACGTCAACAAGATTTATTGTTGTGGGGATGGGGAAGGATAATAAACTTTATCCGGAGGCTTTTGATCAGGTTTTATATTTGTTTTATCCGATTGCAGTAAATTTTTGGGGAAAAGAGGCGCGAAAATCTTCTCTATTTAGATTGGGGTTTGAAATGATGCAAGCTTTTGAACTTGAGCCGGGCGTATATGATTTTAAAGATATTAATAATTCTCTTAGAACGAAATTTCCTAATTTTACTCACGAAGAATTATTGAGGCTTAGCGAAGCAATAAGAGAGAAGATAAATTTAAAAAAAGAAAAAAAATCTTCTGACTCTGAAAAATTTGAGTACGTTAGTAATGAAGAAATAGTTGCTGAATTTCCAGTTGATTTATTGTGTCAATATTTAGGCAAGGAGCTTGCTGTTTATCATTCATTGTTAAAGATGTATTTGAAGCCAGAAGAACAATATGTAGAAAAAATAATGACTGTGGCAACTTTAAACGGAGAAGCGTTTGTTGAGGGACTTTGTCGAATAGCAGACAGCAAGTATTCGTATAAACTTGCAAATTATTTAATAAAACATAAAAAGATAAGCGCTTTAGTTGCTTTAATGAAAAACTATTATGGATTCAACGGTTCAAATATAAGCCTTTTGTCAGAAGACATAAGAGCTTCTCTTTTTGATTTAGTCGTAAAAATCATGATTGAAGAGATACGCGGAGCTATAAAGGATAATTTGTCGTTATTTTGTTATGGGTCTGTTTTAGAATTGATTGATGTCGCGCTATCTGTTGATAATGGTTTGGCTTCTAAGTTCATGAGTTTGGATGAAGAACAAAAAAAGATATTAAAAGAATTAATCTTGCAATGTTATGGAAGAGAGCATGACAGTTACAAAAGAGCAAAATGTCTTGCTTTTTTAAATGTTGATAAATAGGTTGAATGAGACTGTTGCGTAATGACAGTTTTTGCAATTTGTCATCCCCGCGAAAGCGGGGATCCACACGGGAATGACCATTATGCAACAGTCCCTGAATGTAATATCTTATTAGGAAGATGCTTTGTTTTTTGTTAAATAGGTTATAATATATTTTAATGCGAATCTTTTTGATAGTATTAATTCTCTCTTTTATATTTTCTGCTTCATCCAATGCAAAAGATATCAACTTTTTAGAATACGATCTTCCTAACGGTCTTCATGTCATACTTCATCAAAACCGCTCAGTCCCAATCGTTGTTGTTTCTGTCATGTACCATGTCGGCTCCAAAAATGAAGATCCGCATAAGACAGGGTTTGCTCATTTTTTTGAACACTTAATGTTTGAGGGGTCGGATAATATTGGGAGAGGGGAATATGCCAAATATGTTAATTCCGCAGGTGGCATTTGTAACGCGAATACGACCGTCGATCGCACCTATTATTACGAAGAGTTTCCATCCAACCAATTGGCTCTTGGCCTTTGGCTTGAATCGGAAAGAATGCTCCATGCCAAAGTTGATGAGGTGGGGATCAAAACACAAAAAGAGGTTGTCAAAGAAGAGCGGCGGCTTAGGTATGACAATCAGCCTTACGGGACTGTTATGGAAGAGATTATGAAGAGATCTTATATAAATCATCCTTACAGGTGGACAACTATAGGGTCGATGAATGATATTGGTAAAGCAACATTTGCCGATTTTGCTGGTTTTTATAAAACTTTTTATGTTCCAAACAACGCTGTTTTGGTGGTGGCGGGAGATATTGAAATCGGAAAAACAAAAAAATTGGTTTCCAGATATTTTTCTGACATTCCAAAATCTTTTAAGAATATTCCCAGACCGGTTAATATTGAAACTGCTCAAACATCGGAAACAAAAGGAGTTGTATATGATAATATCCGACTGCCTGCGATTGTTTTTGCTTATCATATTCCTGCATGGGGAGAAAAAGATTTTTATGCTATTGAACTATTGACTTCTGTTTTAAGCGGAGGGGCAAGTTCCAGGCTTTATAAATCTTTGGTTGATGACACACAAAAAGCATTGGATGTTTCTATGTTTGCATTGCCTTACGAACATTCATCCCTCGCGCTTGTTTTTGCAACAGCAAATCTTAATGTTGCGTTGTTTAAGCTTTTAGACCTTATCGATAAAGAACTAGACAAGGTGAAGCATGAGGTTATTTCCGATTATGAGATGCAAAAACTCAAGAACCAGATTGAAAACACTTCTGTTGATGCGAAATCTTCTTTGGCCGGTATTGCGGAGAACTTGGCCGGTTATTATACCTTTTTTCATAATACTAATCTGATAAATACCGAAATTGACAAATATCTTGACGTTACAAAAGAAGATATCAAGAGGGTCGCGAA is a window of candidate division WOR-1 bacterium RIFOXYB2_FULL_36_35 DNA encoding:
- a CDS encoding peptidase M16, with the translated sequence MRIFLIVLILSFIFSASSNAKDINFLEYDLPNGLHVILHQNRSVPIVVVSVMYHVGSKNEDPHKTGFAHFFEHLMFEGSDNIGRGEYAKYVNSAGGICNANTTVDRTYYYEEFPSNQLALGLWLESERMLHAKVDEVGIKTQKEVVKEERRLRYDNQPYGTVMEEIMKRSYINHPYRWTTIGSMNDIGKATFADFAGFYKTFYVPNNAVLVVAGDIEIGKTKKLVSRYFSDIPKSFKNIPRPVNIETAQTSETKGVVYDNIRLPAIVFAYHIPAWGEKDFYAIELLTSVLSGGASSRLYKSLVDDTQKALDVSMFALPYEHSSLALVFATANLNVALFKLLDLIDKELDKVKHEVISDYEMQKLKNQIENTSVDAKSSLAGIAENLAGYYTFFHNTNLINTEIDKYLDVTKEDIKRVANKYFTKKNRVVLYWEPVQYK